AGGCACACGAAAAGCTCTCCGAACTCTTCCAATACAACATTCCAGAGCGTTGGTCGATCGCCCATCTCTATCAGTGCATCCTCAATAAAGAAGACCATGTTCCTTCAGTTGCGTTCTTCACCACGCTCGCCGGCTATGTCCATTGGAAACTGACCGGTCGTAAGGTTCTCGGCGTCGATGACGCCTCAGGAATGTTCCCGATCGATCCGGAGACCCACGGCTTCAACAAGCACATGCTTGAGCAGTTCTCGGCGCTGCCCGAGGTGGCCGCACAACCGTGGAAGATCGAGGATCTGTTGCCGACGCCACTGGTGGCCGGAAGCGACGCGGGAACGCTCACGGCCGAGGGCGCGAAACTGCTTGATCCGACCGGTACGTTGCAGTCCGGCACGCCGTTGGCCCCTCCGGAAGGCGATTCGGGCACCGGCATGGTCGCCACGAATTCCGTTCGCGTCGGCACGGGCAACGTTTCCGCCGGCACCTCGATTTTCGCTTCCGTCGTGCTCGACCATCCGCTTGAGCGCCTCCATCCTGAGGTCGATCTGGTCTCGACCCCGGCCGGCGACCCGTGCGGCATGAGCCACGCCAACAACTTCACCTCCGACTTGAATGCGTGGATCAAGGTCTTCAGCGAATTCGCCAAGGCCATCGGCACGCCACTTGATGCCGGAACCCTTTATGGCACGCTGTTCCGTGCGGCCATCGGTGAGGATGCCGACGACAACGCGGGCGGGCTCATCAACTACTGCTTCTATTCCGGCGAATTCCTGGCTGGGCTGGAAGAGGGGCGGCCCGTCTTCGCGCGCGGTCCGGAAAGCCGGATGAACCTCGCCAACTTCATGCGCGCCCAGCTTTTCGGCGCATTCTCGCCGGTTAAGATCGGTATGGACGTGATGACCAAGGACGAGCATGTCAAGGTCGATTCGATGGTTGGTCATGGCGGCATCTTCACCACTCCCAAGGTGGCGCAGAAGATTCTTGCCGCGGCTTTCGATACGCCGATCAAGGTGATGTCGACGGCGGCGGAAGGCGGTGCCTGGGGCATGGCCGTACTCGCCGATTATCTGTGGCACAAGGACACCCCGCTGGATGTGTATCTCGACGAGCGTGTGTTCGCCGATGTCCAATCGACCACCGAGGAGCCCGATCCGAAGGACGTCGCCGGTTTCGAGGACTTCTTCGCCAGGTTCACCCGCGCGCTGCCGATTGAAAAGACGGCCATCGAGACCATCGACCTGGAAAGCTAGTTGTTTTGGTTTCCGCCATATTCAGGCCGCTAGGAAGCACAGTGGCTTATTGACGGCGGAAACCCGAGCTGTGTATTTATAACACCAACAAAAGGAAGTAATGATGACATTCGAAAACCCATTCGAAGGCAAGACCATCTGGTTCGGCGTCGGTTCGCAGGACCTCTACGGCGAGGAAGCGCTGCGTCAGGTCGCCGAGCAGTCCACCAAGATCGTCGATGCGTTGAACGCCACCGGCAAGATCCCCGTTCGTCTGGTCCTCAAGCCCACGCTGAAGTCCTCCGACGGTGTCAAGGAATTCATGACAGAGGCCAGCGCCGACCCCAGCTGCATCGGCGTGATCGCCTGGATGCACACGTTCTCGCCGGCCAAGATGTGGATCCGCGGCCTGCAGGTGCTGACCAAGCCGCTGCTGCAGCTCAACACCCAGTTCCACAAGGAGATTCCGTGGGACACCATCGACATGGACTTCATGAACCTCAACCAGTCCGCCCACGGTGACCGTGAATTCGGCTACATCCTCACGCGTCTG
The window above is part of the Bifidobacterium sp. ESL0704 genome. Proteins encoded here:
- a CDS encoding FGGY-family carbohydrate kinase gives rise to the protein MAVEKNTTEHVAQIAEKIRAGKTSLGIEFGSTRIKAVLIDDTYATIAAGDHGWENHLENGLWTYSLDEVWSGLQAAYAALAYDVENAYGEKLTKIGTMGFSAMMHGYLAFDKDGKLLVPFRTWRNSNTHEAHEKLSELFQYNIPERWSIAHLYQCILNKEDHVPSVAFFTTLAGYVHWKLTGRKVLGVDDASGMFPIDPETHGFNKHMLEQFSALPEVAAQPWKIEDLLPTPLVAGSDAGTLTAEGAKLLDPTGTLQSGTPLAPPEGDSGTGMVATNSVRVGTGNVSAGTSIFASVVLDHPLERLHPEVDLVSTPAGDPCGMSHANNFTSDLNAWIKVFSEFAKAIGTPLDAGTLYGTLFRAAIGEDADDNAGGLINYCFYSGEFLAGLEEGRPVFARGPESRMNLANFMRAQLFGAFSPVKIGMDVMTKDEHVKVDSMVGHGGIFTTPKVAQKILAAAFDTPIKVMSTAAEGGAWGMAVLADYLWHKDTPLDVYLDERVFADVQSTTEEPDPKDVAGFEDFFARFTRALPIEKTAIETIDLES